In Thermofilum pendens Hrk 5, the sequence CGCGTAGTCGTCGGGGTTCAGACCTATGGGTACCGGTGCTACCTTCACGGTGCCCACCTCGCTTAGGATCCTGTTGGCCACGAGCTTGGAAGGTGTGATTACGAGCACGGCTTTCCTCAGTAGCCTTTTCTCCGCGATGGCGGCGAGTGTTCCCAGAGGCTTGGAGAAGTAGTGCTCCCAATATTTTCCCCAGTACTCGTGGTACGTCAGCACGAAGCTACGTGGCTTCATGAAAAGCGCGGTCGTGTACGGCACCGTGACGTCTACCACGTCGCACTTCAGCTTTTCAACGAGCTTCGCGGTCTTCCAGCCGAACTCCAGCGCTGGGAGTAGGCGCCTCCTGCCCTTCTCGTCGTAGAGCCTAGGTGGGGGTCCCACGGTCGCTAGGGGGATTTCGCTTTCGCCGTAGTCGTACGTGACGTATACGACGTCGTGCCCTCTCTTCATAAGCTCTTTGGCGAGGATGTAGTACCTCCTCTCTGCCCCGCCGTAGGAGTGAGGCCATAAATGCGAGCAAACAAAGCAAACTTTCATACGCTCTGCTAATCCTTGGCCTGGAGAGTTTTATCCTAGCGCAATGCTTCCCGGTTGCCGCCCAAGATCTTGGAGGCTTCGTCTAGCTCTTTGAGGGTGTTCAGCGGCAACCATGCGTGGTGGGGTACGGGGTATGCGTGTAGCCTGCGTTGCTCTGCGAGCAGGGGTAGCAACGTTGACTCGAATTCTACCGCGCTGGGCGAGTCCATGTCTACGACCTCTAGTAGTAGCTTTAGGGCTTGGGGCTCGAAGGCGTACAGCCCTATGCTCGCGTGTATCGGTAGTACCGGCTTCTCCTTGAAGCTTACAGCCATTCCCTCCGCGTCTATCTCGACCACGCCGTAGGGGAGCGCTAGCCCGAGTGTCACCGCTACGCTCGCCCACGCCCCCATCCTCCGCGCCGCCTCTACGTGGCTCGCGAGGAACCTTAGCGGCAACGTGTCGTCTAGGTAGAGGTCGTCCGGGAAGACTACGAGCGCCCTCCTCTCCGGGTCCACGGCGCCCGTCTGCAGCGCGTGCTTCAGCGCCTTCCCTTTCCCCACTTTGGGTAGGGGTGGGTCCATCGATACCTTTACGTTTACTCCGAGCTTTTTCCCGGCTTCCCGCGCTTTCTCGGCTACGGGTTCCTGCCTTGTTAGGACTGTGAAGTCCTTGAAGCCGCACCTCGCGTAGTACTCGATGCAGTGCTCTAGGAGGGGTTTGCCGTTGAGTTCTAGGAGGGGCTTGGGCACTGGTACGAGCCCCATTCTTCTCCCTTCCCCGCCGGCCATTACTACTACCTGCGTCTCGGAGGCTTCTCTCGCTACCTGCTCGATGGCGTTCACGCCGTTAACCCTTGTACCTAAAGCGTATGCGGTGGTTATGGAAGTCGCCTAGAGTCGGCGTCTTTCTTGCTCGGTTGTTTTGTGGTGGCTTTTAGCTCGGCTTCGAGCCTTGTTAGTCGCTCTGTTATTCTGAGCTCCAGCCTTTTGAGGTAGAGGGACATTATCGCGTTGAGCAGGGCTACGAGGCCCACGCCTGTCCCCACGATTGCTATTATGCCCCATACTTGGTGCTTGACTCCCTGTACTAGCCAGCGGTAGCCGACCCAGGCTGCCAGCACGAGTGATGGTATGAGTACGATTGAGGCTGCGGAGAAGAATAGGAATACGGGGTTGTAGCGGAGCGCGAGCCTGAACGCGTCGAGGACTATTCTCAGCCCGTGCCTCTTCCTGAGCTTGGGCTCGCCGACCCTCGGCCTGTACTCTATCGGTATCTCCCCGATTCTCCTCGTCGTGGACGCTACGTGAGCGGCTATCTCTACCTCCACGCTGAAGCCTTTGGACTCGAACTGGACTTCCCTCGCTACCTCCGTCCTGACGAGGTACATCCCACTACACACGTCGGAGAGGTTTGTCCCGAAGAGAACGTTGAACGTCTCAGTGATTACCCAGTTCCCGAACCTGTTGAGGAGTGGTATGTTCTCGCGCCCCCTAGTTCTTGCCCCTATGACTTCGTCTAGCCCCCTCTCCCTAGCCGTCCTCAGAAGCTCTGCGACGTGCCGCGCTGGGTACGTGTAGTCGCCGTCCATCACGACTATGTAGGGCGTTTCGACGTACCTGAGCGCGGTTCTAACGGCGTCCGCCTTGCCCCGGCCCTCCTGGAGCACGACCCTGGCCCCCTTCTCCGCGGCGACTTCCCTCGTCCTGTCCGTGCTTCCCCCGTCGACGACGAGTATGTTCGTCCATCCCTCGCCTTTAAGCTCGTCTATCACGAGCCCTACCCCCCTCTCTTCTTTCAGCGTTGGGATGACTATCGTTACCTCGGAGGCCCAGGGGTTCGCGGGAGTGCTCGTCGCCCTAGCCTTCACCCCTGTAGAATGGTGGTGTGTTTATCCAGGCTAGCCCTAGATGTAGTACTAGCTGGGGCCCCGCCTTCGAAAGCTCTTCTGCGACGGCGAGGGCCCCTATCTTCAGGGCTAGCTGTATCCTCTTGGAGAGCTGTTTTAGGCCCTCCTCGAAGGCCTTGAAGACCTTGGCCTTCTCGGGCCACACTTTCTCCAGGATCTTGAGTAGCTGTTCCTTTAGGAGGGGGCTCTTTATAGCCTTGAGCCTCCCGGCGAGCTTGAGGAGCGCTCTTTCCTCCGCGGAGAGCCTCCAGAAGGTTCCGAGCCTCAGCGCGCGCTTGTAGGC encodes:
- a CDS encoding glycosyltransferase family 4 protein, with amino-acid sequence MKVCFVCSHLWPHSYGGAERRYYILAKELMKRGHDVVYVTYDYGESEIPLATVGPPPRLYDEKGRRRLLPALEFGWKTAKLVEKLKCDVVDVTVPYTTALFMKPRSFVLTYHEYWGKYWEHYFSKPLGTLAAIAEKRLLRKAVLVITPSKLVANRILSEVGTVKVAPVPIGLNPDDYAKYRGRSRDIDVTMIGRFTYTKGWWRLIEVLRQVDKPLRVAVVGDGPLYNEVTAQLEKLHHEVHSYRKASEEEKLELLARSKYYLNLSDAEGFSIATLEAILCGATPIVLDTGLNAAVEIVEETGCGYIAKNLREIAEQVAKETSTCTPNISGYTIQTFVNNYLRFLGELQTMRVNA
- a CDS encoding nucleotidyltransferase family protein; amino-acid sequence: MNAIEQVAREASETQVVVMAGGEGRRMGLVPVPKPLLELNGKPLLEHCIEYYARCGFKDFTVLTRQEPVAEKAREAGKKLGVNVKVSMDPPLPKVGKGKALKHALQTGAVDPERRALVVFPDDLYLDDTLPLRFLASHVEAARRMGAWASVAVTLGLALPYGVVEIDAEGMAVSFKEKPVLPIHASIGLYAFEPQALKLLLEVVDMDSPSAVEFESTLLPLLAEQRRLHAYPVPHHAWLPLNTLKELDEASKILGGNREALR
- a CDS encoding glycosyltransferase family 2 protein — translated: MKARATSTPANPWASEVTIVIPTLKEERGVGLVIDELKGEGWTNILVVDGGSTDRTREVAAEKGARVVLQEGRGKADAVRTALRYVETPYIVVMDGDYTYPARHVAELLRTARERGLDEVIGARTRGRENIPLLNRFGNWVITETFNVLFGTNLSDVCSGMYLVRTEVAREVQFESKGFSVEVEIAAHVASTTRRIGEIPIEYRPRVGEPKLRKRHGLRIVLDAFRLALRYNPVFLFFSAASIVLIPSLVLAAWVGYRWLVQGVKHQVWGIIAIVGTGVGLVALLNAIMSLYLKRLELRITERLTRLEAELKATTKQPSKKDADSRRLP